TGGTGCACTAATGAAGTCAGTGGGGCTTACGGTGTGGGAGTATGGAAACTTATCCGGAAGGGCTGAGATGACTTTCTTGACAATTGCAGGTTCGAGATGGGAAGGGGCACACAgatcaaattttggcatgatatttggtgcGGGGACGTGGCCTTGAAAAACACTTTCGCCTCTCTTTATAGGATTGCATTGGATCAAGGGTCCTCAGTGGCTGATAATATGTGTAATAATACTAATTCCATTACTTGGTGAGTTCGATTCCTAGAGCTGCATAGGATTGGGAGATGGGAGACATCACTGATTTTTTTCATGCGTTATATGCGTTGAAGCTAAGTGGAGGAAGGGAGGACAGATTATTCTGGATTGGCATAgggaacaagaaattttcagttCGTTCTTATCACAAAGTTTTGTCGACCTACTCCCTTGTTGACTTCCCTTGGAAGAGTATCTGGAGGAGTAAGGTTTCCCTTAAAGTTGCTTTCTTTGATTGGGTGGCTTCTCATGGCAAAATCTTAACAATTGACAATCTAAGAAAGCGTGGACTCTGcataatggattggtgttatatgtgtaaaCGTAACGGCGAATTAGCAGatcaccttcttcttcattgcGAAGCAATCAAGGTATTGTGGGATGCGATCTTCTTGAGACTCGGTATCGCATGGGTCATGCCTAAAAGAGTGAGAGATCTTCTGCCTTGTTGGCGAGGGATTAGGGGCAATCGTCATATCGCTGCggtatggaagatggtacccCTATGTTTAATGTAGTGCATATGGACCGAAAGAAATGGCTGatgttttgaagataaggaacgCTCTCCGGATAgatttagggattttttctttcacactTTGTTGCTTTGGGCTTTTTCTATTGCATGGAATGGAACAAGTCTCGATGTTTTGTACACTACTATCAGTAGCATGTAGTGTGGTATCTAGGCACTTCTATGTATTCTACCTGTGTACTCAAGCTTTGcttatttacgtggatcaataaactttttacttataaaaaaaaaaagtaataatagaatattaaatagtagtaaaaagtaataaatagtagtaaaaaatacgtgaaaaataataataaagtaatgaatgtAGTCTAGTATGTTAAGAAGTGTTGAGGTAttttcaacacccaaacacacctAAACATAGAGCAGAGGCTTGGGCCGATGGGTCTGGAGGTGAAGCTCCCTAGAAAGTTTGTTTGATCATTTTTGGGTCTTGATCCGACCCAACATATACATTGTATTATTCTCTTGTACAGCCGCTGCACTATATTTACTTATCAttggaaataaatttatttgcaaCTCCATAGGTGTAGACACGTTGTCGAACCATGTAAACTTTGTATCATGTATGATTGATTCCACCTTttatttaactctttttttcttatcattCCTAACAATATTATGGTTCTTGGGTGGCATTCCTGTTATAATTGCAGATTGGAATCTCTGAAAGTTGCATAATGAGTAGCTGCGTGAAACCGATTATTCAAAGGGAGACCAATCCAATGGTTCTCCTACATTGCTTTGACAGGTTTGAAATTACATCCAAGTTTGTCCAGGCTATAACATATCATCTGCTGCTACTTACGAAAAAAACATATCATCTGCTGAACCTGGTTTATTATGTTGTACTGTTTAGTTCTTGTTTAGAATGGAGGTGCACATACCCCTTGCTTGAAGAGGCTGGTCTGGAGGTTTGGGCCATCGATGTTCTTGGATGGGGCTTCTCTGATTTAGGTCCATTTACATGTCTTTTCTATTGTTAGTTTTCTATTCAAGTTACAGCAGATTATCtaataatctttattttatcatgCTTACCTGTATTAGAAAGGCTTCCACCATGCAACGCGGCATCCAAGCGTCACCACCTCTATCAGGTATTGCTGGATTGTCGTGACTCCTAAAATCCTAGATTTCGTTGTTCCTCAATAGGTTCTTCTTTCTGAGTGGTAACAGggtaagaaaaaatatagtagCCCATAACCGAGTCTAGTCTAGTTTCAACCAATTCATAGAAGTCCCAAGAAGGGATGCACACACATCAACTCCATACCTTCCTTGTCCATTTAGAGTTATAAAGTGATCCTGTTACAAACAATGCCAATCACATTTACAGGGCTTAAATAGATTTCATCAGTGGGTCTCATGGTTTATAACCACCAATAATGCATTTAATGTGATTGTTTACCGACTAATTTTACAGCACAACTTTTCCTAAAAATTTATGTCATTCATGTGATAATTTAGGCACACAATATAAAAAGCAATGTGAATAAAGGACAAGAGTTCATTCAACAGAGTTAAAAATGCCTCCAAGTCCACAGAAATAAAACCTAGTTTCAACAGTTTCAATCGCTTGGCTCTGCTGATCAGGAGCAAATCCCTTATCTGCATTCTGCATGTCCTGTTTATCTATGCTCTTGGCTACAAAGTAATTCGTTTGCATTCCCACTTGAAAATGATTTCTGATGGTTCCGAAATGAAGTTATCTATGTTCaatcacttatcaaaaaaaaaaaagttatctaTGTTCAATGAATTAGTTCTTCGAAGAATTGACTTACATCACTGAGAGAGGTAATTGCAACAGCATTTCAGTACTTGCTCTTAGTTTATCTGTTTTCATGGTCTAGCTTTGGAAGTCCTACATCAAAAGGCCAATGATATTAGTTGGACCAAGCCTTGGTGCCGCTGTTGCAGTTGACTTTGCCGTCAATTATCCAGAAGCTGTAAGTTTCTCCCTCCAAACGAGCTCATTAGTCATTATCAAGTCACATATGTTTttataagaaaggaaaaaaaggcgAAAGGATAGGGTCTTAGAAGCATTATCAAGTCACATATACCGCGGATGTTTGAAACACTGCGTATTCCATATTTTTGCATTCAACTCTGTAATCAGTTATTTATCATTTCAGGccaatatattttgattttgtgaTCTTCTTTTGTTGTTACTTACTGTCATTTTATACCCATCCAATAATGATACTTCAGGCAGCATTTCAAACTTCCATAGAGGTTGGGAAAATGTAAAGTTATGgttgagcaaaaaaaaaaaaaaaactaatgctGGAGAAGCAAGTAAACAAAATGATAAGGAATAATTTATATTCAGTAAGTAGAAAGATTTTTCCCTCTGATTTGTGACATGATTTATTGGCCCTTACATGGGGGCTTTTACATCTAACTACTGAGTCACTGCATAAAGGCTGCAGTAATCAATAGTGGTAAAGTCtgaaaagtttgggatggaaagatACACTCCTACTGTAGAAGAACAAGGTAATTTGGATCAGCTTTGCTGTTCAGATTGTGAGTTTAAAGCCGATTTGCTTCCAATAGACAAACATGAAATTTGGGTCTGCATTTAGTGGCTCCAGTACTGTTTTAGCTTGTTAACAAGTTGCTAATTAGGGAGGTGTCAAAAGGCTGACAAACTTACAGCTATTTAATTTCATTATACTCTATGCGATTAGTTTTGACCGACTGAATACCTTCTAATGTACTTTTTGCAGTCAAATGAATAAGCTAAGAATAATAACAGACGTATAGCTGACATGGAgtcaatatatatgatttttataagtaagaagaattcagtaatccacataattaggcaaggcccaagtatacaagaagtatacaagagatgaacctaattacaagctatgTGCTGTGAAAAacagcataaaagtcattaaaactaaTCCCATTCAATATAATAGCCGAAGCCCAAAGTAACAATGTATGAGAGGAAAAGTCCCTAAACCCTCCCATCAAACGTTCCCTATTATCAATATATAACCTAGAATATCTGGTCTTCTAAAATTGTTTCTCGCGTGCTCCGTCCTTTATTGTTACTCTTATTAGTACTTTTGCTCTCACCTTATAGGAAGCTACTTGGCCAAAAAGGGCTGTACTTATGACATATTATCTCTCCTATTTACAGGTTGAAAAACTGGTTTTGATTAATGCAAGTGTGTATGGAGAAGGTACAGGAGACCTAGCTAAGCTACCTACAATAGTAGCACAGGGTTTGGtgagttttaaaataatttatcacTTTGTGAAGGGCAGTGCTCCATATTGACTTTTCACAATGGTTATTTAGATACGGAAGACAAAAATTGTATTTGAAGTGTTATTATGTGCACATAATATGCGAATCTTTTCCTACGCCTCAAAATACATGGTCAGACAAACAACAAAGAGCTTGAAAATTATAACAGAGTTTCAATTTCTTCATAGGTTCGATCTTCTGCTTGTTCTCAGCCCTTACTTTGATAGGTTTAAAGAAACGAACATAAATATAACTATCAAGCTCTCTGTTAACGATTTAATTGCTTCTACAACGTTGCTTTCTTGTTAGCTTTTAGATTGAAGATACCATAAACATACCACTTTTGTTGTGTCAAGACTAGGCACGGCATGGAAGGAGATTAAATACTGACCTTTAATGGTATCAATGAGCTTTTCCCCCCATAACTTTCCTTACTTTTGTGTGGATCAGGTTTCTTTATTGAAAAGCATCCCACTACGCCTTTATGCAAATATACTTGCCTTCAATGGAATTTCATTAGCCACAAGCTTAGATTGGACCAATGTAAGGTTATAATATATTTCGTTGATGAGATCTTTTTATCTTTGGTTGGTCAGGTGCTATAAAAATGGGGAACTAATTACTGTTGAAATCTCTTGGGCTAGGTGATATACCTTTGATCTAATGATGGTGCTGCTCTCTTATTGCAAACTAGGTTGGCCGCTTACACTGTCTACTTCCTTGGTGGAAAGATGCAACCATTAATTTTATATTCAGCGGGGGATACAATGTTATATCCCAAATAAAACAGGTATAGTAGTCCCAACTTAATAAATATGCATATGCAAGTAGTGTGCAGTATCCTGAGGACTAGTAAACAGGTTTCATTAGTTTCTGTTTAATTTTATCAGTTGAATATACTTGGGGACAAAGTTGAGAAAGGAATTGATTTCATTATATGTGTTCGAAGGCATTTTTAAGTTTTCATATGCTCAACTACTTTTGAGAACCAAATAGAAGGTAAATTGTGTAGGGACAATAAGCTATTTATGAAATCAGAACTAGACCTTCTAACAAACTTAAGGTGATCGAACTTCAGCAACTAAAGAAGTCCCCAGTTGCACTAAAATGGTAAAATCTTGTCCAAAATTATGTTTTACAGGTAAAGCAGAAAGCACTTATCATTTGTGGTGAGCGTGATCAGATAATTGGCTACAAGCAAGCAGTGGTTAGTTTTTTGGCTTTTAGCACCTTACATATGAgatccttttttttataatgaccAATACCACGAAATAGAATTTCTAGATCAAGGCCATCCCTCTGTCTTCCTATAAATTAAAAGCAAAAAATTACAAGGTCTTTTGATCATAATACCCCTTGCTTGTCAGCCGTTACTGTTATATTAACTTTAGATACTTGGACTGTTTCTAAGATGTGAAGACAATATGGGTTTCTTGCCTAATGCGATGAGTCTGAATATTCTCCTTAAAACTCCCTTCACTTTGAGGGGTCAGTACTTTCAAACTCAAGACAGAAATAAATCATGTTCCAAGTCTTTGTCATGTAGCTATATGATTTCCACAGTTGGGTATTTGCACTTGGGTTGGTAACTCTGCAGCAGCCACTGCAATAATAAGAAGCTTGCCACCTTGAAATAAACGATAAAATGCTTTCTTCCTTTATAGTTTTTATCCTTGCACCCTAGAACTTGGTTGAAGTTAAGGTCATAAGCTATTAGAAATAGGATTGAATCTTTATTACACTCTTAATACTGTCAACAGTTTTTACTAGTTGCTGGTGTAAATATGATGCAGAGGCTGCACTGTGAACTTCAGGATGCAATTTTACGGAAAGTACCTGATTGTGGGCATCTCCCTCACGTCCAGAAACCCAGGTATGTCGCAAAGTTGATTGCAGACTTTGCTCGAGGTGATTGCCACTAAGAGGTCGAAATCAGACCTAGCTGGAACTGGTCCCTGCTGAAGAAAAGGCCTGCTGTTTTATCCTATACTCTAGTATGTAATTGGGGTTGTATGGTATTGTGTCAattgtatcacacatcactaaaGCTAACTGTATATTGTGTGAAAATACCTACTGTTAATGTTGCAATCACAACTCTACCctacaaaaacaaaattagcCTCTGAACCCATGCAGTTATCCTTCTCAGGCGCCATTGCACTCATCACAGACTCGTGGTTAAGTTGTTGGTCTGAGTTGCCGggtgattatttttctttctttgaaacattataagtttataaatctTCATCCTATTGTCAAACCTATCATCATCCTGACaggtatttctttttttaatatacattttcaagattaatacttactaaataaatatataaaacataattcTTTAGGCTGAGAGCCAGTTATATAGTCAAGCACATTATAAAAGTGATGCCTTTGCATAGAGAATTATAAAgagaaaatttacaaattgacgtgTGTGTGATGTAATATGTTAAAGACTAACTTTACCATAAAGGGAGATTTGCAATTAGATGTACTATGTCATGTCACAACAACTtgtaaaatagttttctttttggATGAAGTAGGGGAAGAGAGGAAGGGGATGCAGAGAGGCTACGCCTACCCCGTCCGTACTTCTTAGCAACATTTATTACAAGTTTGTATCTTATGGCAAGGGGAATTGAATTT
This is a stretch of genomic DNA from Carya illinoinensis cultivar Pawnee chromosome 3, C.illinoinensisPawnee_v1, whole genome shotgun sequence. It encodes these proteins:
- the LOC122303073 gene encoding uncharacterized hydrolase YugF isoform X1 — encoded protein: MMWGSPPIPAQTRVATMAEKCESLSRVLACKTGGGGGGTGAGFPSFLPKEVEKIKDPFARTLAQRIERLPVQIGISESCIMSSCVKPIIQRETNPMVLLHCFDSSCLEWRCTYPLLEEAGLEVWAIDVLGWGFSDLERLPPCNAASKRHHLYQLWKSYIKRPMILVGPSLGAAVAVDFAVNYPEAVEKLVLINASVYGEGTGDLAKLPTIVAQGLVSLLKSIPLRLYANILAFNGISLATSLDWTNVGRLHCLLPWWKDATINFIFSGGYNVISQIKQVKQKALIICGERDQIIGYKQAVRLHCELQDAILRKVPDCGHLPHVQKPRYVAKLIADFARGDCH
- the LOC122303073 gene encoding putative 2-succinyl-6-hydroxy-2,4-cyclohexadiene-1-carboxylate synthase isoform X2, yielding MMWGSPPIPAQTRVATMAEKCESLSRVLACKTGGGGGGTGAGFPSFLPKEVEKIKDPFARTLAQRIERLPVQIGISESCIMSSCVKPIIQRETNPMVLLHCFDSSCLEWRCTYPLLEEAGLEVWAIDVLGWGFSDLERLPPCNAASKRHHLYQLWKSYIKRPMILVGPSLGAAVAVDFAVNYPEAVEKLVLINASVYGEGTGDLAKLPTIVAQGLVSLLKSIPLRLYANILAFNGISLATSLDWTNVGRLHCLLPWWKDATINFIFSGGYNVISQIKQRLHCELQDAILRKVPDCGHLPHVQKPRYVAKLIADFARGDCH
- the LOC122303073 gene encoding uncharacterized protein LOC122303073 isoform X4, with amino-acid sequence MMWGSPPIPAQTRVATMAEKCESLSRVLACKTGGGGGGTGAGFPSFLPKEVEKIKDPFARTLAQRIERLPVQIGISESCIMSSCVKPIIQRETNPMVLLHCFDSSCLEWRCTYPLLEEAGLEVWAIDVLGWGFSDLERLPPCNAASKRHHLYQLWKSYIKRPMILVGPSLGAAVAVDFAVNYPEAVEKLVLINASVYGEGTGDLAKLPTIVAQGLVGRLHCLLPWWKDATINFIFSGGYNVISQIKQRLHCELQDAILRKVPDCGHLPHVQKPRYVAKLIADFARGDCH
- the LOC122303073 gene encoding uncharacterized hydrolase YugF isoform X3, producing the protein MMWGSPPIPAQTRVATMAEKCESLSRVLACKTGGGGGGTGAGFPSFLPKEVEKIKDPFARTLAQRIERLPVQIGISESCIMSSCVKPIIQRETNPMVLLHCFDSSCLEWRCTYPLLEEAGLEVWAIDVLGWGFSDLERLPPCNAASKRHHLYQLWKSYIKRPMILVGPSLGAAVAVDFAVNYPEAVEKLVLINASVYGEGTGDLAKLPTIVAQGLVGRLHCLLPWWKDATINFIFSGGYNVISQIKQVKQKALIICGERDQIIGYKQAVRLHCELQDAILRKVPDCGHLPHVQKPRYVAKLIADFARGDCH